TCGTGCTTAGCCCTTAATTCATCCACATATTCTTTAAAGAACTCCTGCTTCAATTTACTAGGTATCACAGAACAGATAGGCTCATCGGTGAGCTCCTTGCCCACGCTTCTCCACCGTCTATAATATTCCACCTTATGCTCTTTCAAAACTTCcaaaaacttctttttataCGCCTGTTTGGacttttcaactctcttatactcttcatctgctttTCCAATCAGATATATCTGGTGCAATTGCTTCCTCATTAATGGGTCATGAATTCTCCAATATCGATCGTCTTCGATACATGAGCTCATCACTTTCGAAAACGGCCAACTagaatcaatttctttctctttcaacatATCAACAAACCCTTGTTTGGCaatttcatcctctttattatcttcttgatcttcatgATCTTCGTTATTATCTACATTATGTTCAATATCATCCGAATATTCAGCAATTCCATCCTCTGACTTTGGTATTATCTCATTCAATCCCACAATATCATTGGCTCGACTCAAAGTTTTCTGCTTTATCAATGGTCCTTGTCCTTGTCCTCCTTCCTcccaaacttcttcagttCGATCACCTAGTGAATTAATTCTGGACtctccattctctttctctttctccttctccttctccttctgccCTGGCCTTGTttccttcacttcttctttcttgaaaTCCCTAATAACATCCTCAGGTAATTCCCAGACCGATTTCTCCGTCTTCTCATTAAAATAATAtacttctccttcatctgtCGTATACCTAGACCAATCATTCTTAGCTAATATCTTATCTATCTTGGAATCATCTCCACCAAATGATTTCGGTCTCTCCCATTGAGTTTCCTCTGTGTCTGAATTATAGTAATAAACACGACCTTTATCATCAACGATCTCTTCCCATGCCATGATGATCCGAATTTTGGCAAAAGAACTAAGGTTTCCATCCCTTCTTCCTTAATAATCCCTGAAAATTTATATCACCAGCTTGAGGTCTCGATTATGTAATCGTCTTGTTTGAGATTTGTCTTGTCATCGCGCTCCTGTTACTTACTTACTCAACAAGTGAGCAGCTACTCTTCTTGTACTACCTTAGATTATTGGCCTTCACACTCAATTCAAGCATGGTAAGTGTAAACTGATTACTCCAgaatatctcttttttcataTTACTAACCTGCAAACCAGTCCCAATCACTAAAGCCTTACCTCACAGCTGTTAGGCACACGTTGAATGCTGCCCTCTGTCTGGAGAACTTCTCCTCGCAAATTGTCGAAAGGCACAATTATCCAGAAAttgaaaacaagaaaaCTAAAGAGATCCTACTTAATCCCATGATCATATCAAGAaatgaaaaggaaaggGTACTAATTGAGCCAAGTATTAACTCCGTTAGAGTGTCCATCAAAATTAAGCAGAGCGATGAAATCGAAGGCATCTTAGTGGATAAGTTCACAAGATTTTTGACCAAACGAGCTGAAACTTTCTTTATTCTAAGACGAGTGCCTATAGAAGGCTATGacatctctttcttgattACGAACGTTCACAACGAGGACATGCTCAAGAACAAATTGGTTGATTTCATCATTGAGTTCATGGAGGATGTCGATAAGGAAATCAGTGAGATGAAGTTGTTTTTAAATGCAAGAGCCAGATTCGTCGCCGAAACCTATTTAAGCACCTTCGATTAGAAATATCTATGTATATCAATTATATGACCATAACCATAACCAtaatcctcttcttctcaatgtATCAATCCGCACGATAATAGCCTAAAGAGTTTCCGTGAAGTGGAACATTCCTGACCCTCGAACCTTTTCGATAAACTCTTGATTCTTAATTCAATAACTCCTATATCAGTTTCATGATACCATTCCAACAGTTGAACAAAACTGTTGTATTTAAACGAAGTAGTACCTTCCGTCACAAACACTTGGAAATTTCCCTCTTGGAAATGAATATCCGGAACAAAGACGACTGTTGGTGATTCTGAAGAAACTATGCTCCTCTTCGATGTGTCAATTCGTAGATTATATTCTCCGGTGGATAAATTCAGTTCCGAATTCACAACAACACCATTGATAAGCACCGGATATGGACGTATAATGGCCATTGGTGCTCGAATTCCTTCCACTATTGTTGAAAGTAACGATGGATCAGATCCCAACATCACTTCTAACTCCACAGTATCATCTCCCTTTCTGGATGAAGGACCAAGTGTAGGAGATTTGGCAGAAGACGATACTGAACTTGCCGTGGTGATCCATTCGGAATATTTGCACACTTTTCCATCAGCTAAAGAATCTGCACTACTTTGTACCGTATAGTCGATACTATTATGGAAAACGTtatttttggaaaagatcGAAAAGTCCTCCAAGTTCCAGTTATCACCCCATTTATGATTGTTCTCAGGATTGTAGCACCAGTATGAGAAGTTCAAGTTACTTCCGTCCAATGCGTACGCCATGGCATCGTTGGCAGCCTCCTGTGAACTGTAATCCCCATCGCTATATGCCTTCTTGTCATCCATATCAAATGGCATACCAGTCTCTGAAATGATGACGGGAACAGAATCTCCTGCATTCTCCTTAcactctcttttcatttcCAGAAGTTGCCTCTTCATCGACTCTCTGATGTTCTTCTCTCCAAAAACAATACCAAATATCGGATTGAGATACCGACCCCTCATAATACCCAATGTGTCCACGTTCATCTTTCTGTTCCAGCTCCTAAATATCAACGACATTCCATCATAGTAATGAATAGCTATTGCTGTACGGTCATCTACAAGATCGCTATCTTTTAATCGAGGAGGAATTTGGAGGACAGGAGCCTGAATTATCAAAAACATGTCTCTATCAATCTTTCTCATTCGAGATCTAAATTTGGCCCAAAATGAAAGAAATTGCGTGTTGATAAACATGTCTTCATCCAATTCACGTCCCATGATAGGATCCCTATGGAAATAGTCCGGCTTTAAAAGTTCACCACTATGCGAATCCCAGACACCGTGCTGAGCAAAGATACATTCGCCAAGCTTCCAATTCTCGTCTCTGTCAAATCCGTATCGTTTATCCATGCTATCGTCAGTAAGCCAAGCTTTTTCTCCCTTAGGATCAACTGCCAATGAGCCCTTCTTTCGAGGTCCGAACATGGTAAGTTGATAGACTTCTAAGACTTGTCGTCTGCCCATACCCATACGCATAGACTGAATAGCCCGGGGAGTTTCATCTAAACATAATGGTTGATCTTTTGGTAATTGAGATAAATCTTCGATTCCATAATAACCTTTACTTGGCTCGTTGAGACTCTCGACACCTAAAAAGGATGATTGAAAGAGCTCTGGGGCTTCATTTTTGATGCTTGATACCAAAAAAGCCACAGCGTTAATAAAATGATCCTGAAGATAGTCCTGGATATTTTGGTTGTCAATTATGGCCTTTGGAGT
The sequence above is a segment of the Brettanomyces nanus chromosome 4, complete sequence genome. Coding sequences within it:
- the ARC19 gene encoding Arp complex subunit (BUSCO:EOG09344GG3), whose translation is MSQSLKPYLTAVRHTLNAALCLENFSSQIVERHNYPEIENKKTKEILLNPMIISRNEKERVLIEPSINSVRVSIKIKQSDEIEGILVDKFTRFLTKRAETFFILRRVPIEGYDISFLITNVHNEDMLKNKLVDFIIEFMEDVDKEISEMKLFLNARARFVAETYLSTFD
- a CDS encoding uncharacterized protein (CAZy:GH5~BUSCO:EOG09340FQR~EggNog:ENOG41), coding for MANLHHERPSVGKLRSLLRTERLDTDKYGNFVQPSTGRRVTLHGINFASSSKLPYAPYQTTYMRPKKCGFYSEADTVSFVNRPFPLDEAYEHLTRIKMCGYNTIRFVFTWEAIEHEGPEIYDLDYVHYVVELLKIIDEVGGLYVFLDPHQDVWSKFCGGSGAPIWTLCAAGLNPLNFEVTGACKLHNLCKEPQNFTRMVWSTNCSRLAAATMFTMFFSGKMFTPKAIIDNQNIQDYLQDHFINAVAFLVSSIKNEAPELFQSSFLGVESLNEPSKGYYGIEDLSQLPKDQPLCLDETPRAIQSMRMGMGRRQVLEVYQLTMFGPRKKGSLAVDPKGEKAWLTDDSMDKRYGFDRDENWKLGECIFAQHGVWDSHSGELLKPDYFHRDPIMGRELDEDMFINTQFLSFWAKFRSRMRKIDRDMFLIIQAPVLQIPPRLKDSDLVDDRTAIAIHYYDGMSLIFRSWNRKMNVDTLGIMRGRYLNPIFGIVFGEKNIRESMKRQLLEMKRECKENAGDSVPVIISETGMPFDMDDKKAYSDGDYSSQEAANDAMAYALDGSNLNFSYWCYNPENNHKWGDNWNLEDFSIFSKNNVFHNSIDYTVQSSADSLADGKVCKYSEWITTASSVSSSAKSPTLGPSSRKGDDTVELEVMLGSDPSLLSTIVEGIRAPMAIIRPYPVLINGVVVNSELNLSTGEYNLRIDTSKRSIVSSESPTVVFVPDIHFQEGNFQVFVTEGTTSFKYNSFVQLLEWYHETDIGVIELRIKSLSKRFEGQECSTSRKLFRLLSCGLIH